The Streptomyces sp. M92 nucleotide sequence CCGACGGCGGCGGTGCGCAGACCGGCCGCCTTCAGGATCGACGCGAGCATCTGGACGGTGGTGGTCTTGCCGTTGGTGCCGGTGACCGCGAGCCAGGGCGCGGAGTCGGGGCCGCGCAGGCGCCAGGCCAGTTCGACGTCGCCCCAGACCGGGACGCCGGCCTGTCCGGCCGCCGTGAACAGCGGCTTGGTGGGCTTCCAGCCGGGGGCGGTGACGATCAGCTCGGTGCCGTCGGGCAGCGTGTCCCCGTCGCCGAGGCGCACGGTGATGCCGAGCGCCTCCAACTCGGCCGCCTGCGCCCGCGCGCGCTCGTCCGCGCCGTCGTTGACGACGGTCACGCGCGCGCCGAGGCCGTGCAGGGCCTTGGCCGCCGGAACACCGGAGACGCCGAGTCCGGCGACGGTGACGTGCTTGCCCTGGAATTCGAAAGGCACCGAGGAGTCGGTCACTTGTCCGCTGCCCATCCCGCGTAGAAGAGGCCCAGTCCGACGATCACACAGATGCCCTGGATGATCCAGAAACGGACCACGACAAGGACCTCGGACCAGCCTTTGAGTTCGAAGTGGTGCTGGAGTGGCGCCATTCTGAAGACGCGCTTGCCGGTGAGCCGGAAGGAGCCGACCTGGATGACCACCGACATGGTGATCAGGACGAACAGGCCGCCCAGGATGGCCATCAGCAGCTCGGTGCGCGAGCAGATCGCCAGACCCGCGAGCACACCGCCGAGCGCGAGCGAACCGGTGTCGCCCATGAAGATCTTGGCCGGCGAGGTGTTCCACCACAGGAAGCCGAGGCAGGCGCCCATCAGGGCGGAGGAGACCACCGCGAGGTCGAGGGGGTCGCGCACCTCGTAGCAGGCGCCCGGGTTGGTCAGGGTCAGCGCGTTGGCGCAGGACTCCTGGAACTGCCAGACGCCGATGAATGTGTAGGCGCCGAAGACCAGGACGGAGGCGCCGGTGGCCAGGCCGTCCAGACCGTCGGTCAGGTTCACGCCGTTCGACATCGCGAGGATCATGAACAGCGCCCAGATGACGAACAGCACCGGGCCGATCGACCAGCCGAAGTCGGTGATGAACGACAGCTTGGTGGACGCCGGGGTGTTGCCGCGGTTGTCCGCGAACTGGAGGGAGAGCACGGCGAAGGCGATGCCGACGATGAGCTGGCCGGCCATCTTCGCCTTGGCCCGCAGGCCCAGCGAACGCCTCTTGACGATCTTGATGTAGTCGTCGAGGAAGCCGACCAGGCCCATGCCCACCATCAGGCCGAGCACCAGCAGACCGGAGAAGGTCGGCGCCGCGTCCGCCTCCGGGTCCAGGTAGCTGGTGATCACCTTGGCGAGGAAGTAGGCGGCGACCGTCGCCAGGATGAAGGCGATACCACCCATGGTCGGCGTACCGCGCTTGCTGGCGTGCTCGCGCGGTCCGTCGTCGCGGATGTACTGGCCGTAGCCCTTGCGGGCCAGCAGCTTGATCAGCAGCGGGGTGCCGACCAGCGTCAGGAACAGACCGATGACGCCCGCGAACAGGATCTGCTTCATCATCGGGCGGCAACCTCACCCTCGGCGCCGGTCTCGAGCAGCGCCGCGGCGACGCTCTCCAGCCCCACCGAACGGGACGCCTTCACGAGCACGACGTCCCCCGGGCGCAGCTCGCTGCGCAACAGGTCGACCGCCGCCTGTGCGTCGGACACGTGCACCGACTCCTCACCCCACGAACCCTCGTTATATGCGCCCAGTTGCAGCCATTGGGCTTCCCTGCCCCCGACCGCGACGAGCTTGCTGACGTTGAGCCGGACGGCGAGCCGTCCGACCGCGTCGTGCTCGGCGAGCGCCTCGTCCCCGAGCTCGGCCATCTTGCCGAGCACCGCCCACGTACGACGCCCCTTTCCCATGGCGGCGAGCGCACGCAGCGCGGCCTTCATGGACTCGGGGTTCGCGTTGTAGGCGTCGTTGACGACCGTCACGCCGTCCGGGCGCTCGGTGACCTCCATCCGCCAGCGGGAGAGGGAGCCCGCCTCGGAGAGCGCGGTGGCGATCTCGTCTGCGGACATGCCCAACTCGTGGGCGACGGCGGCCGCGGCGAGCGCGTTCGACACGTGGTGCTCACCGTACAGGCGCATGGTCACATCGCTTGCACCGGAGGGTGTGTGAAGCCTGAAGGAGGGCTGTCCGGTGTCCGTGAGTCGCACGTTCTCACCGCGAACGTCCGCTTCGTCGGACTCTCCGAAAAGAAGCACCTTCGCCTTCGTTCGGGAGGCCATGGCCCGTACGAGGCCGTCGTCGGCGTTGAGGATCGCGGTGCCGCCCTCCTCGGCCGAAGGCAGCGCCTCGACGAGTTCGCCCTTGGCCCGGGCGATCTGCTCGCGGCCGCCGAACTCCCCGATGTGCGCGGAGCCGACGTTGAGGACGAGACCGATCCGCGGTGGGGTCAGCTCGCAGAGGTACCGGATGTGGCCGATGCCGCGGGCACCCATCTCCAGCACGAGGAACCTGGTCTCCTCGGTGGCGGTGAGCGCGGTGAGCGGCAGCCCCACCTCGTTGTTCATGGAGCCGGGCGTGAAGACCGTGGGCGCCTTGCGGCGCAGCACCTGGGCGATCAGGTCCTTGGTGCTGGTCTTGCCGGCCGACCCGGTGAGGGCCACGAGGGTGGCGCCGAGGCGTCGTACGACGTGCCGGGCGAGGGCACCGAGGGCGGCCTGGACGTCGTCCACGACGATCGCGGGCACGCCGACGGGGCGGGAGCCGAGCACGGCCACCGCGCCCGCCTCGACGACCGCCGGCGCGTAGTCGTGGCCGTCCACCCGCTCGCCGACGAAGGCGACGAAGAGGCAGCCGGGCCCCGCTTCCCGCGAGTCCCGGACGACCGGCCCGGTGACCTGCGCGGACGCGTCCGGTATGTCGTGCATCCGCCCGCCGACGACTTCTGCGATCTCGGCGAGAGAGAGGGTGATCACAAGTTCGTCCCCTGGATCAGGATCAGGATCGGCTGGATCTTTCGGGATCTCATCCCTGGGCTTTCTGGATGGCTTCGCGCAGCACCTGGCGGTCGTCGAAGGGACGGACCACCCCGGCGATGTCCTGGCCCTGCTCGTGGCCCTTGCCCGCGACCAGCACGGTGTCGCCGGGCCGGGCCCGGGCGACGGCGGCGGCGATGGCGGCGGCGCGGTCCTCGAAGACCTGGACCTCGCCGCGCTCGTGGGCGGGCACGGACGCCGCGCCCTGAAGCATGGTGGCGAGGATCGCGAGGGGGTCCTCGGAGCGGGGGTTGTCGGAGGTCAGTACGGCGGTGTCGGCGAACCGGGCCACGGCGGCGCCCATCGGCTCCCGCTTGGACGTGTCCCGGTCGCCGCCGCAGCCGAGCACGGCGTGCAGCTTGCCCTCGGTCACCTTGCGCAGGGCGCGCAGGACGGACTCGACGGCGTCGGTCTTGTGGGCGTAGTCGACCACGGCGAGGTACGGCTGGCCCTCGTCCACGCGCTCCAGGCGGCCCGGCACGCCGGGGACGGCGGCGATGCCGTCGGCGGCGGTCTGCGGGTCGAGGCCGGCGGCGGCGAGGGA carries:
- the mraY gene encoding phospho-N-acetylmuramoyl-pentapeptide-transferase; this encodes MKQILFAGVIGLFLTLVGTPLLIKLLARKGYGQYIRDDGPREHASKRGTPTMGGIAFILATVAAYFLAKVITSYLDPEADAAPTFSGLLVLGLMVGMGLVGFLDDYIKIVKRRSLGLRAKAKMAGQLIVGIAFAVLSLQFADNRGNTPASTKLSFITDFGWSIGPVLFVIWALFMILAMSNGVNLTDGLDGLATGASVLVFGAYTFIGVWQFQESCANALTLTNPGACYEVRDPLDLAVVSSALMGACLGFLWWNTSPAKIFMGDTGSLALGGVLAGLAICSRTELLMAILGGLFVLITMSVVIQVGSFRLTGKRVFRMAPLQHHFELKGWSEVLVVVRFWIIQGICVIVGLGLFYAGWAADK
- a CDS encoding UDP-N-acetylmuramoyl-tripeptide--D-alanyl-D-alanine ligase, whose amino-acid sequence is MITLSLAEIAEVVGGRMHDIPDASAQVTGPVVRDSREAGPGCLFVAFVGERVDGHDYAPAVVEAGAVAVLGSRPVGVPAIVVDDVQAALGALARHVVRRLGATLVALTGSAGKTSTKDLIAQVLRRKAPTVFTPGSMNNEVGLPLTALTATEETRFLVLEMGARGIGHIRYLCELTPPRIGLVLNVGSAHIGEFGGREQIARAKGELVEALPSAEEGGTAILNADDGLVRAMASRTKAKVLLFGESDEADVRGENVRLTDTGQPSFRLHTPSGASDVTMRLYGEHHVSNALAAAAVAHELGMSADEIATALSEAGSLSRWRMEVTERPDGVTVVNDAYNANPESMKAALRALAAMGKGRRTWAVLGKMAELGDEALAEHDAVGRLAVRLNVSKLVAVGGREAQWLQLGAYNEGSWGEESVHVSDAQAAVDLLRSELRPGDVVLVKASRSVGLESVAAALLETGAEGEVAAR